The following are encoded together in the Candidatus Aegiribacteria sp. genome:
- a CDS encoding T9SS type A sorting domain-containing protein, translating to MLTRKCRSFRSSSTKGGRVVVIAFTALLLSGFGLIPIMQGEAAAQNLDYTQPFVHDIQMPSPDNMGPDVYLEAPGVLSSPPDNPEVGDSWYWWLWVHDPMPPHYVYESCTVRGKSDRGYVVVRDSEWNVSINQAEVDIIMERWENTSPGPYPNQGVYEIDSIAFGTPPDEMDEDPRIYLMWFDFVISADGFFFWFDQYPEGQNPPNHSNECEVLYLSTGSSGGGPGSDYMLAVAAHEFQHMIHWKYDDDEVTWVNESLSELAMWLYGNPDNISMFNSNPDNNLTEWDATWADYIQTYLWALYFYEQYGGHETTYALVHEPLNSIAGYEAVLDDFGYSENFADIFADWAVANFLDDTTIEDGRFGYEGDDLPPFNVSGTYSTYPVSDIYKTVNHWAADYYRFQDFDGFQTLLLSFDGNDSNAYAVWALAQYGNGTTEVLRMTLEESSQTGEINVMDLTDPNDVVILVVASTSSTGGTGYYFSADANVGIEDDVVIIPPVLQLQAIPNPFSTSVILQLNFAGISMIENPEIEIYDMHGRMINRLSATLTSENEATLIWNGHLEDGSPANPGLYYARIDAGSTRGVVKLLYLP from the coding sequence ATGTTAACACGAAAGTGTCGATCTTTCAGAAGTTCATCGACAAAAGGAGGACGCGTTGTCGTGATCGCGTTCACAGCCCTGCTCCTGAGCGGGTTTGGATTGATCCCGATTATGCAGGGTGAAGCTGCCGCGCAGAATCTCGATTATACGCAGCCATTCGTTCATGACATACAGATGCCATCACCGGATAACATGGGTCCCGATGTATACCTGGAAGCCCCCGGTGTTCTTTCATCTCCTCCGGACAATCCTGAAGTCGGAGATTCATGGTATTGGTGGCTCTGGGTTCACGATCCAATGCCGCCCCATTACGTATATGAATCATGTACGGTTCGCGGGAAGAGCGACCGGGGCTACGTGGTGGTCAGAGACTCCGAGTGGAACGTCTCCATAAATCAGGCCGAAGTCGATATAATTATGGAGCGCTGGGAAAACACCAGTCCCGGTCCGTATCCGAATCAGGGAGTTTACGAAATCGACAGCATCGCTTTCGGAACACCGCCGGATGAAATGGACGAAGATCCGCGGATCTATCTGATGTGGTTCGATTTTGTAATCTCAGCTGACGGATTCTTCTTCTGGTTCGATCAGTATCCGGAGGGCCAAAATCCCCCAAATCACAGCAACGAGTGTGAGGTACTATATCTCAGCACCGGGAGTTCGGGAGGCGGTCCCGGCAGTGACTACATGCTCGCTGTAGCTGCCCATGAATTTCAGCATATGATTCACTGGAAATACGATGATGATGAAGTAACCTGGGTGAACGAGAGCTTATCCGAACTGGCGATGTGGCTCTACGGAAATCCGGATAATATTTCTATGTTCAACAGCAATCCGGATAACAACCTGACCGAATGGGACGCAACCTGGGCCGATTACATTCAAACCTATCTATGGGCGCTATACTTCTACGAACAGTATGGTGGACATGAAACCACATACGCACTGGTTCACGAACCATTGAACTCAATTGCGGGATACGAAGCAGTACTGGATGATTTCGGTTATTCTGAAAACTTTGCCGATATCTTCGCAGATTGGGCTGTTGCTAACTTCCTCGATGACACAACCATTGAAGACGGGCGTTTCGGGTATGAGGGTGATGACCTGCCCCCTTTCAATGTATCTGGAACTTATTCGACTTATCCTGTTTCCGATATTTATAAAACTGTGAACCATTGGGCTGCCGACTACTACCGTTTTCAGGATTTCGATGGCTTCCAAACTCTTCTGCTGTCATTCGATGGGAATGACAGCAATGCTTACGCCGTATGGGCTCTCGCGCAGTACGGAAACGGCACCACAGAGGTTCTTCGTATGACGCTGGAAGAAAGCTCGCAGACCGGAGAGATTAACGTTATGGATCTGACCGATCCGAATGACGTTGTTATCCTTGTTGTAGCATCCACATCCAGCACAGGGGGAACCGGATACTACTTCAGCGCAGACGCCAATGTCGGGATTGAGGACGATGTCGTTATTATACCACCGGTTCTTCAACTGCAGGCTATACCGAATCCGTTCAGCACCTCTGTGATTCTGCAATTGAATTTTGCAGGGATTTCGATGATTGAAAATCCGGAGATTGAGATCTATGACATGCATGGCCGCATGATTAACAGACTCAGCGCAACGTTGACGAGTGAGAATGAAGCAACGCTTATCTGGAATGGTCATTTGGAAGATGGCAGTCCGGCAAATCCCGGGCTTTACTATGCAAGAATCGATGCAGGTTCAACCCGAGGTGTGGTAAAACTGCTTTACCTGCCCTGA